Proteins from one Impatiens glandulifera chromosome 2, dImpGla2.1, whole genome shotgun sequence genomic window:
- the LOC124924555 gene encoding uncharacterized protein LOC124924555 — MQETVGDDEKVNDGTDGKDDVMEDNEKVEDEKKEDVEKVEDAQKVETIEKGDDDEKMDEDKVENDEKVDDEEKVEDERKDNDEKVDDDEKVEDAKVEDVKIEVEVKLEDGEKLDGVARVDDVEVDLKLKDLKVKVKDEKNVGDVKANDDNDDNDDFQLYNTPPKGNYGRRVRKPKKDDSYTNPSLSKMPKTKDPMKVNHLQKFDDELLHKVKAWLDDRKTDNSTTDLHTVQAKKEVLVRVVTRLTWIEDEEIDAFCHLLRKRISCYPKTYKNTHAAIGDCVLSDRIRRLHRDFIKDPAKFPVDEFKDYYMGAPHRYMPEWSTIDDVYMPVNINQKHWILCVARLQKYRIDVYDCDAYLYKNLDPYLKPFCDMIPYIFAKTITPGERVRYPNFNFEGPLQPMTYKRFPHPKVKTAAAKVGEVPRATESGDCGVFTLMYMEHLTANQPVHNVTSENMGFFRQKMAVRLFHQIMEP; from the exons GGACTGATGGGAAAGACGATGTAATGGAGGacaatgagaaggtggaggatgaaaaAAAAGAGGACgttgagaaggtggaggacgcACAGAAGGTGGAGACCATTGAGAAGGGGGATGATGATGAAAAGATGGATGAGGATAAGGTGGAGAACGATGAGAAGGTCGATgatgaagagaaggtggaggatgaaagAAAAGACAACGATGAGAAGgtagatgatgatgagaaggtggaggatgcgAAGGTGGAGGACGTAAAGATAGAAGTTGAGGTTAAATTGGAGGACGGTGAGAAGCTGGATGGTGTGGCTAGGGTGGATGATGTGGAGGTTGATCTGAAACTGAAAGATTtgaaagtgaaggtgaaggatgagaAGAATGTGGGGGATGTGAAGGCaaatgatgacaatgatgacAATGACGATTTCCAGTTATACAATACTCCTCCTAAAGGAAATTATGGGAGGAGAGTGAGGAAGCCGAAAAAAGATGACTCGTACACCAACCCTTCCTTGTCAAAAATGCCCAAGACAAAGGATCCTATGAAAGTGAAtcaccttcaaaaatttgatgatgagctacTTCATAAAGTAAAGGCGTGGTTGGATGATCGAAAAACCGATAATTCGACAACGGATTTACATACggttcaagcaaagaaggaagTGTTGGTTAGAGTTGTAACAAGGCTTACATGGATTGAAGACGAG GAAATCGATGCATTCTGCCATCTTCTGCGGAAAAGGATTTCCTGctatcccaagacatataaaaatACACATGCGGCAATTGGGGATTGCGTATTGTCGGATAGAATCAGGCGACTGCACAGGGATTTTATTAAGGATCCTGCCAAATTTCCAGTCGACGAATTCAAAGACTATTATATGGGCGCACCACATAGATATATGCCAGAGTGGTCAACAATTGACGACGTCTACATGCCAGTGAACATTAACCAGAAACACTGGATTTTATGTGTAGCACGTCTTCAAAAGTACCGCATTGACGTGTACGACTGTGACGCCTATCTTTATAAGAATCTGGATCCTTATTTGAAACCCTTCTGCGACATGATTCCATATATATTCGCCAAAACAATCACTCCCGGTGAGAGGGTAAGGTATCCTAATTTCAACTTCGAAGGCCCCCTCCAACCAATGACATACAAACGGTTTCCACACCCCAAAGTGAAAACCGCTGCTGCTAAGGTTGGAGAAGTCCCGCGGGCAACAGAGAGCGGGGACTGTGGGGTCTTCACGCTAATGTACATGGAACACTTGACCGCTAATCAACCCGTGCATAATGTGACCTCAGAAAATATGGGATTTTTTAGGCAGAAGATGGCTGTCCGGTTATTCCATCAGATTATGGaaccttaa